Within Streptomyces antibioticus, the genomic segment TCGATCCACTCCCGGGTCATCAGGTCGCCGACCAGGGAGCGCACGTCCGGCCAGCGGCGGTAGAGCGTCATACGGGAGACGCCCGCGCGGCGGGCCACGTCGGTGAGGGTGGTGCGCCGGACGCCGACGGCCAGTACGCAGTCGCGCACCGCGTCGAGCACCGGGTCGTTGGCCGAGCCGTTGTCCTGGGCACCGCCCTGAGCGTTGCCCTGACCGTCGCCGCTCTGGGCGTTGCTCTGGGCGTTGTGACGAATAGGCGTCATGTGTCACAGTGTAACGCCTGCACGGCCGTGCAGGAGACGGCACTTCGTTTTCCGCAGGTTCCGCGAGTACGCGACCCCCGCGACTCCGTGACCGGGCGACTTCGTAGCCTGTGCGAACCCGCGACGACCCGCGACGACCGGTGAGGACAAGAGATGGACATGCTGTGGAGCGGCTGGGGCGACCCGGCCAGGGCGACACCGCTGACCGAGACGGTGACCGGGCTGCTGCGCGACCTGCTCGGGGTCAAGCCCCGCGGCACCGAGCCGGTCGCCCTGGCGGACATCACCGTCCCCGAACCGGCGCTCGACCCCGCCGCGCTGCGTGAACTCGCCGACGCCGTAGGCGGCCCGGACCATGTCCGCACCGACGCCGAGACCCGCGTCCGGCACACCCGCGGCAAGTCCACCCCCGACCTGCTGCGCATCCGCACCGGCGACGTCTCCGACACCCCGGCGGCCGTCGTCCTGCCGGCCACGCACGACGAGGTCCTCGCCGTCCTGCGGGTGTGCGTGGCACACCGGCTGGCCGTCGTGCCGTTCGGCGGCGGCACCTCGGTGGTCGGCGGCCTCGCCCCCGAGGCGCGCGGCCCGTTCGTCGCGCTGGACCTGGCCCGGATGGACGGCCTGCTCGCCCTCGACCCGGTCTCCCGCACCGCCACCCTGCAACCCGGCCTCAGGGCCCCGCAGGCCGAAGCGCTGCTGGCCGCACAGGGCTTCACCCTCGGCCACTTCCCCCAGTCCTTCGAGTGGGCCACCATCGGCGGGTTCGCCGCCGCCCGCTCCAGCGGACAGGCGTCCGCCGGATACGGCCGCTTCGACGAGATGGTCCTCGGCCTCACCGTCGCCACCCCCGCCGGCACCCTCGACACCGGCCGCGCGCCGCGCTCGGCCGCGGGCCCCGACCTCCGTCAGCTCGTCCTCGGCTCGGAGGGCGCGTTCGGCGTCATCACCTCGGTGACCGTCCGGGTCCGCCCGCTGCCCGAGACCCGGATCTACGAGGGCTGGCGGTTCGCCTCCTTCGAGGAGGGCGCCGCCGCCCTGCGCCGCCTCGCCCAGGACGGACCCCGGCCGACCGTGCTGCGGCTGTCGGACGAGACCGAGACCCTGATCGGCCTCGCCCAGCCCGACGCCATCGGCTCCTCCGGACTGCCCCAGGACGCGGGCTGCATGGCGATCGCCGGCTACGAGGGCACCGCGGAGGACACCGCGTACCGCCGTGAGCGGGCCGCCGCCGTGCTGCGCGACTGCGGTGGCACGTACCTCGGCGAGGAGCCGGGCGACCGCTGGGCGCACGGCCGCTACTCCGCGCCCTACCTGCGCGACAGCCTGCTGGACGCCGGGGCGTTCGCCGAGACGCTGGAGACCGCCGGCTTCTGGTCCGCGCTGCCCGGGCTGTACGCCGCCGTGCGCACCGCGCTCACCACGACCCTCACCGAGTCCGGCACCCCGCCGCTGGTGATGTGCCACATCTCGCACGTCTACGAGAACGGCGCCTCCCTGTACTTCACCGTCGTCTCGGCGCAGGGCGAGGACCCGGTGGCCCACTGGACGCCCGCCAAGCACGCGGCGAACGAGGCGATCCTGGCCGCCGGCGGCACCATCAGCCACCACCACGGGGTGGGCGGCGACCACCGCGACTGGTACGTCCGGGAGGCCGGCCCCCTCGGCATCGACGCCCTGCGCGCGGTCAAGGGACGGCTGGATCCCACGGGGGTGCTCAACCCCGGGATCCTGCTGCCCACCGACTGAACCCATCGACTGAACCCACCCCCGGGTGCACCCCGGCGCACCCGGTTCTCCACCCGGCTCCACCCCGCTCCACACACAGCGCTCCACCCAGCGCCACCCGCCCAGTCCGCGCACGACCCGTCAGCCGCCCTCGGAGGCACAACCGATGCGACAGTTCACCGCCATCGTCAACCCCACCGCGGGCGGCTCCACCGGGGTCGCGGCACTGCTGCGGGTGGCCCGGCTGCTGCGCGAGGCCGGGGCCGGGCTGGAGACCGAGTACAGCCGCAGCCTCGCCCACGCCCAGGAGCTGGCCCGCGAGGCGGGCGGGCGCGGGCGGACCGTACTGGCCGTCGGCGGCGACGGCATCGCCGGCGGCATCGGCGGCACCCTCAGCGGCACCGGCACGGTGCTCGGCCTGATCCCGGCCGGCCGGGGCAACGACTTCGCGCGCGCCCTGGGACTGCCCACCGACCCCGAAGGGCTGGCCAAGGTGCTGCTGGAGCACGAGCCCAGCCCCGTCGACACCATCGAGGTGGAGTCCGCGCAGGGCCGCGCCGTCGCCCTCGGCAGCGTCTACGCAGGCGTGGACGCGCTCGCCAACCGCCACGCCAACCACACCAAGGTGCTGCGTGGCTCCGCCTCCTACTACCTGGGCGGTCTGCGCGCCGTCACCACCTGGCGCCCGGCCGCCTACCGGGTCACCGTCGACGGCGAGGAGCACACCCACCGGGGCTACACCGTCGTGGCCGCCAACTCCGCCTACTACGGCTCCGGCCGCCTCATCGCCCCCGACGCCCGGCTCGACGACGGGCTCCTCGACGTGGTGATGATCCGGCACGCGCCCCGGCACCTGTTCTTCACCCTGATGAACGAACTCAAGACCGGCGCGCACGTCCACCGCCCCGAGGTGCGGATCCTGCGCGGCCGCGAGATCCGCATCGAGGCCGACCGGCCGGTCCCCTACGGCACCGACGGCGAGGTCGACGCCGTCCTGCCCGTCGCGGCCCGGGTGCTCCCCGGCGCCCTGTCCGTGCTCCGCTGAACCGGCCGCGACGGCACGGACGTTCCCGCGGGCATCCGCCGGGCATGATCGCCGCGGGCCGGGGTACCCGGAGTGACGTCCGCCGCCGAAAGGCCGTACGAGCCCCGAAGCGGCGGACCGACACGGTCGGTTGAATCCGGGAGGGGAAACACGATGGCGCTCATGGGCACGGCCACGACGGCGACGACGGCCGAGGCGGCCACGACGGACACGCGGACCGGGAACCTGCCGGAGATCACCGACCCCACCAAGGTCGCGCCCAAGGACGCCCGGCAACTGTCCCGCCTCTTCTTCGACCAGTTGGCCGTCCTGGAGGAGGGCACGCCCGAACACGCCTACGCCCGCAACACGCTGATCGAGATGAACATGTCCCTCGTCCGCTTCGCGGCCGGCCGGTTCCGCAGCCGGGGACCGGAGGAGATGGAGGACATCGTCCAGGTCGGCATGATCGGCCTGATCAAGGCGATCGACCGGTTCGACCTGTCCCGCGAGGCGGAGTTCACCTCGTTCGCGATCCCCTACATCGTGGGCGAGATCAAGCGGTTCTTCCGCGACACCACCTGGGCCGTGCACGTGCCGCGCCGCCTCCAGGAGGCCCGCGTGCAGTTGGCGCGCGCCACGGAGGAACTCAGCAGCCGGCTGGGCCGCACACCGACCGTCAAGGAACTGTCCGAGCTGATGTCGCTGTCCGAGGACGAGGTGCGCGAGGCCCGCCTCGCCTCCAACGGCTACAACTCCTCCTCCCTGGACGCCGCGATCGGTGGCAGCGAGGACGGCGAGAGCGCCCTCCAGGACTTCATCGGCAACGAGGACACCGACCTCGCCCTGGTCGAGGACTTCCACGCCCTGGCCCCGCTGATAGCCGAACTCGGCGAACGCGACCGGCGGATCATCCACATGCGGTTCGTGGAGGAACTCACCCAGGCCCAGATCGGCGAACGTCTGGGCGTCTCCCAGATGCACGTCTCCCGCCTGCTGTCGCGCACCCTCGCCCGGCTGCGCGCGGGCATGATGGTCGACTGACCCGCCCGCTCGACCGACCCGTCCGCTCGTCTGACCGGCCCGCGCGGGCGGCTCGCGGGATTGCTCCACCCGTGGGTGGAGACCGCCCGAACGGCCGTATGTCGCCCCGCGCGGCGCTTCCCTCCCGCGCCCCAGCCGCCAGGATGTCCGATGACTTCCACCTTTGCGGGGGTGAAGCGTGAGCATCGGAGAAACACCCTGTGACTACTCTCAACGGCCCTGAGCGGCAGGCCGTCGCTCCCTACGACAGTGAAGTGCCGGTCAGGGGCAGGCAGCCGGGCAATGTCGTCGTGAAGTGGCTGACGACCACCGACCACAAGACGATCGGCACCCTGTACCTCGTCACGTCGTTCGCGTTCTTCCTGATCGGCGGCGTCCTGGCGCTGGTGATGCGCGCCGAACTGGCCCGTCCGGGCGAGCAGATCGTGTCCAACGAGCAGTTCAACCAGGCGTTCACGATGCACGGCACCGTGATGCTGCTGATGTTCGCCACCCCGCTGTTCGCCGGCTTCACCAACTGGATCATGCCGCTCCAGATCGGCGCGCCGGACGTGGCCTTCCCCCGGCTGAACATGTTCGCCTACTGGCTCTACCTGTTCGGTTCCACGATCGCGGTCGGCGGCTTCCTCACCCCGAACGGCGCGGCCGACTTCGGCTGGTTCGCCTACACCCCGCTGTCGGACGCC encodes:
- a CDS encoding FAD-binding oxidoreductase, which gives rise to MDMLWSGWGDPARATPLTETVTGLLRDLLGVKPRGTEPVALADITVPEPALDPAALRELADAVGGPDHVRTDAETRVRHTRGKSTPDLLRIRTGDVSDTPAAVVLPATHDEVLAVLRVCVAHRLAVVPFGGGTSVVGGLAPEARGPFVALDLARMDGLLALDPVSRTATLQPGLRAPQAEALLAAQGFTLGHFPQSFEWATIGGFAAARSSGQASAGYGRFDEMVLGLTVATPAGTLDTGRAPRSAAGPDLRQLVLGSEGAFGVITSVTVRVRPLPETRIYEGWRFASFEEGAAALRRLAQDGPRPTVLRLSDETETLIGLAQPDAIGSSGLPQDAGCMAIAGYEGTAEDTAYRRERAAAVLRDCGGTYLGEEPGDRWAHGRYSAPYLRDSLLDAGAFAETLETAGFWSALPGLYAAVRTALTTTLTESGTPPLVMCHISHVYENGASLYFTVVSAQGEDPVAHWTPAKHAANEAILAAGGTISHHHGVGGDHRDWYVREAGPLGIDALRAVKGRLDPTGVLNPGILLPTD
- a CDS encoding YegS/Rv2252/BmrU family lipid kinase, whose product is MRQFTAIVNPTAGGSTGVAALLRVARLLREAGAGLETEYSRSLAHAQELAREAGGRGRTVLAVGGDGIAGGIGGTLSGTGTVLGLIPAGRGNDFARALGLPTDPEGLAKVLLEHEPSPVDTIEVESAQGRAVALGSVYAGVDALANRHANHTKVLRGSASYYLGGLRAVTTWRPAAYRVTVDGEEHTHRGYTVVAANSAYYGSGRLIAPDARLDDGLLDVVMIRHAPRHLFFTLMNELKTGAHVHRPEVRILRGREIRIEADRPVPYGTDGEVDAVLPVAARVLPGALSVLR
- a CDS encoding RNA polymerase sigma factor SigF — translated: MALMGTATTATTAEAATTDTRTGNLPEITDPTKVAPKDARQLSRLFFDQLAVLEEGTPEHAYARNTLIEMNMSLVRFAAGRFRSRGPEEMEDIVQVGMIGLIKAIDRFDLSREAEFTSFAIPYIVGEIKRFFRDTTWAVHVPRRLQEARVQLARATEELSSRLGRTPTVKELSELMSLSEDEVREARLASNGYNSSSLDAAIGGSEDGESALQDFIGNEDTDLALVEDFHALAPLIAELGERDRRIIHMRFVEELTQAQIGERLGVSQMHVSRLLSRTLARLRAGMMVD